Genomic window (Candidatus Microthrix parvicella Bio17-1):
TCAACTTCAGCCTGAACGGTCAGGAGATCGATTCGGCACCAGCCCCTCACGCCAAGCAAACCCGAACAACGATCGACCTACGGCTACGCTGCGTGTCCATGGCAGCGCATCAAGTCCTCGGGTTCGCAAATGAGCTGTCGGCCAAACTCGCGACCCGCTCACGCCACGTCTGCCTCTTTCTCGGGGCTGGGTCGTCACGGGCGTGTGGGCTACCGGATATGACTGGTCTCACTCGACTCATACAGGCAGGATTAGATGACGCTCTAGCAGATGTGTTCACGTCCCAGCTGGAGCATCAAAATCTCGAACAGGTATTGAGTCGACTGCGACGGATTTCGACGCTGTTGGATGATGGTGAAGGAACGGTGGACGGTCTAACAGGCGCAGCTGCGAAAGAACTCGACCAAGATATTTGTCGTCAAATCGTCGACGGCGTCTCGCTCGAAGCAGCAGACGCCACACCAGTCTTGCGGCTGGCGGCATGGGCGGCGCGAGCCGACTATCACCTCCCGGTCGAGATCTTCACCGTCAACTACGACCTACTTCTCGAGACAGCATTCGACTCTCTTGGGTTGCCCTATTTTGATGGCTTCATGGGGTCACTTCGCGCCCGCTTCCGTACAGAATACGTCGAGGCTGGCCCGAGTGAATCGGCTAGCTGGCTACCAGCCTTCTTCACCAGATTGTGGAAGCTCCACGGGTCAGTGAACTGGGCATGGGAAAACGATCCTCGAGCCGACGTCGTCAGGTTGGGAGGCCCAGTGCATGATGATCAACCGGCTGCGATCTACCCGTCCGATGCAAAGTACGACGAGTCGCGTCGTGTGCCCTTCGTCGTGCTTCAGGACCGCTTTCGGCGGGCCCTCCATCATCCAGAATCGCTGGTCCTGATCAGCGGCTACTCGTTCGGCGACGCTCATCTCAATGAGATGATCTTTGATGCAGCTACCCGGAAACAACGATCCGAATTTATTGCGTTCAGCTACGGATCGATTCCTGACGAGGTCGCAGAACGAGCTTTGCTGACACCAAACTTCCAGGCTCTCGGAGCCAATGAGGCTATCATAGGCTGCAAAAGGAGTGGCTGGACCGCTCCTGGCGACACTCCAACCGAACTATGGAACGACGATAAGTTCGGACTTGGGTCGTTCTCGAACTTAGCTACCTTCCTATCTCGGAGTTCGCCCCCGCAGAGCGACTTGGAGGCGAGGATGGCTGAACTACTAGCAACGGCAGCGGAGTCAGCCGGTGCCTGAACGGCACCCGACGTGCGTGGGCCGCGTTCGCCACGTCCTGGGCAGCCGGGTCACCGTAGCGATAGATCCTGATCTCGCGGGGGTTGCGCCGATCCACAACGGCAAGCTGCTCCCACTGGGTCAGATCGGGTCGCTTGTGCGACTTCCCCAGGGTCTTGTCGATCTAATCGGTCAAGTGGACCTACTTGGTATCGCAGAACTGGCAGGCGCGCCAGAGCCAAGCGAAATCGTTCAGACAGGCGAGCGGTGGCTCCAGGTCGAGCTGCTGGGAGAGATCGACCGAGGCACATCACGTTTCAGGCGCGGAGTAGGTTCATATCCTGGTCTCGATGATCCCGTGCACTTCGCCACCGCCGACGACCTTCGAATCGTCTTCCCGTCCGATGACCCCGGCCGCGTTCGAGTCGGGGGACTTTCCGCTGCCGAAGATGTTCCCGTTTGCCTAGATGTTGGCAAGCTCATCATGCGACACTCTGCCGTAGTCGGGTCAACGGGCGCCGGCAAGACCAGTGCTGTCGTGTCACTTCTTCAGCATTTCGCTCGCGATGATTGGCCCGGGGCCAACATAGTGGTGATTGATCCGCACGGTGAGTACGGGCAGGCGCTTGACCAGGACGCGGCGGTGCGCTCTGTGCTTGGCCACGGCGATGCAGCCCTTCGGGTTCCGTATTGGGCGCTACCCGCAAGAGACATACTCAGCGTCTTCGCAGGTAGCGCCAGCCCTACCACCAGAAGCCGCTTTGACGAACTCGTGACCGACGAACGACGGGCCTTTGTGACGGCGGCACCATGGCTAAAACTGGCGACAGCAGCTGTTACACCGGACACGCCAGTCCCTTTTGATCTTCGAAAGGTGTGGTACCAGCTCGACTTTGAGAACAACGAAACACGAACCATCAAGTCAGACCCGAACTCAGTATGCACTGAAGACGAGGGAGATTCAGCTGCCCTATCTCCTGCAGGGTTCACTTCCTATTCACCTGTAAACAATGCACCTTTCAAGGGACCTCTCCACGGGGTCCATGCAAGCGTGCCCGAGCTTCTTCGACTCGGCTTGAGAGACCAAAGATTGAGATTTTTTCGCGAGCCCCTGGGCATCGCATCAGGTCCCGACCCACTGCCAGAGGTTGTCGCGGAATGGCTGGGTAAAGAGAAGCCCATCTCGGTGCTCGACTTCAGTGGTGTGCCGGCGCCTGCCAGCGACCTTGCGATTGGAGTGGTGCTGAATCTGCTGTTCGAGATAGCCGTTAGGTCGGGAGATAGTGGACATGGCATCGGACGCTCTCGACCCTTGCTCGTGGTTCTTGAAGAGGCTCATCGCTACCTAGGAGAGTCTGCATCCAACATGGCACGCACCGCAGCCAACCGCATCGCGAGGGAGGGCAGGAAGTATGGGGTCGGGCTAATGCTAGTTACCCAGAGACCTTCAGAACTCCCTGACACAGCCCTAGCGCAATGTGGCTCACTGGTAGCAATGCGCCTCACTAATTCGGCAGACCAATCCAAAATCAGGTCTGCGCTGCCCGACACCGTTGCTACGATCGCAGCCGTACTTCCATCTCTAAGAACAGGTGAGGCTCTGATCAGCGGGGAGGCACTTGCTCTTCCCGCCAGAGCGCTTCTTGACCTTCCAGACCCGCTCCCTATGGCTGATGACCCGTCCCTGGAAAGTTGGCGCAAAGAATCAGCTGCTCCAGACTTTTCGACTCCCATCGCTGGTTGGCGGGGGGCTGACTAGGATCCCCTCATATGATTGAATGGACTGCAGTAGATGGATCTACGCGAATCGTCGCGGAAGCCTACGACCCCGCCACCGAAACAATCTTGGTACGGTTTCCGGACGGGGTTGAGTGGGCTTACCAAGCTTGTCCGCCACAAGAGTGGGAAGCTTTCACCGCCCCTGGCCAGTCGCGCGGAAAATACATTGCCGACGTACTGAACCATAAGCCCCACCAACGTTGGGCTGGGTGAACCTGGATCCACCGGTGGGGTTTGCGTGTGACATGAGTTGAATGTTCCTCAACGCGACAAGTGCCCCCTTGGGGTGGGAAACTTCGAGTGTTCAAAGCACAAAGATTTCCACGCACGAGGAGGCACTGCCGGTGAGCAGTCTGGTCTATGGCAACGGTCCGATCAAGATCGACTTTGACGATCCGAAACTGTCTGGTGATGGCGGGCTGATGTTGGTCTCAGCCATGTTCGAACGGTTGGGTGTCGCCGAGACCGCACAGCGGTGGGTGAACGTCCAAGGGGATGGGTCGGCGAACGTCGGACCGAAGCTGGAAACGCTGGTCGCCACGATGATCGCGGGTGGTTCCCACATCGACCACGCCAACCGGCTCCGCGCTGGTGCTACCAACCAGCTGTTGGCTCATCACACGTATGCGCCGTCCACGTTGGGCACGTGGCTTCGGTGTTTCGACAAAGTGTCGGTCACCCAGCTCGATCTGCTCGCGGGTGAGTTGTTCGTCCGGGCGTGGAACGCCGGGCTGGCCCCGTGGCGTCACGGCACCGTCGTCGTCGATTTCGACTCGACGATCGCCCGGGTGTTCTCCTCCGCGAAGGAAGGCGCCGCCTACGGCTACACCAAAGAGTTGGGCTATCACCCGCTGGTCGCCACGATCGCCGACACCGGGGAGATCGTCGCGTGTGGGAACCGTGACGGCAACGCCCACACCGCTGCCGGTTCGCGTCGGATGTTGTCGATCGTTGTTGGTCGGCTTCGGCGGGCGGGGCACGTCGGACCGATCGAGATCCGGGCCGATTCGGGGTTCTGGTCCGAGAAGTTGATCGACCGGTGTGTTCACCTGAATGTCGGGTATTCGGTGACGGTGAAACGAACTTCGCGGATGTGGGACCTGATCAACACGGTTCCCGAGGACCGTTGGGAGCCAATCGTCTATCCGGCCGGTGTTGCCCAGGTCGCCCAGATCTTCGATGACAAGTGGGGGCGGATCATCTGCCGTCGGGTCCGTAACACCGCCGACGGTGCGCTCTTTGATACGTGGGAACACCACGCGTTCATCACCTCGAACGGGCTCCCAACCGTCGAGGCCGACGCCTACCATCGTGCCCACGCGATCGTGGAGTTGAACATCCGTGATCTCAAAGCCGCTGGGCTCGCCCACATCCCGTCGGCAGACCGTCACGCCAACGCCGCGTGGGTGATCTGCGCGGGGATCGCCCACAACATCGCCCGCTGGGCGACCAACTTCGACACCGACGGGTTCCCGGTCCGACAACGCACCACCCTCGCCACGATCCGGCACCTGTACATCGCGTTCGCGGTCCGGGTGTGTCGCCCACAAGGCAAACCGAGGATCTCCGGACCTCTCGACTGGCCCGCAGCCGAATGGATCCAAGCATGCAACTCCTCGATCGCGGCCATGCCCCGCTGGTCGGGATAGCTCCCACCCTGGCGGCCCCGAACCCGCCATACAACACCGACCGTCCGGACACACCCCACCCTGCCACGATCCTGGTTTCGGCGCGCCCCGAACCACAGAAACCACACCAAACCATGAATGGGCGTCAGTCAAACGTCACAATCCGCGACTGTTATCAAACACCGGTGGATCCAGGGTGAACTGTCGCACCGCCACCCAGTTACGTTTCTCTGGCTCGGCTCACCAATGAAGCTCTCTCCTCAGGACAGAGGTCGCTGGGTTCCCTGATTCGAATTTATCCAGGACTTCTTTTAGTTCGGCGGCTCCACCTCCGCCGATGCTCCAAGGGTGCTTCGCAAATCGAGACCGTTCGATATCGGCAACACTGACGTACGCAGACTCACTTCCGGGATCATCGATCTGGTCGATGATTGCTGACCAGACAAGCCCCTTTGCTGGATCAGCTGGGGTGGCTGGCTCGCCACGGATTCCTTGGACTGTCCGGATCGTGTCCGCTACCGGCCGCTGGTTGCGTCCAAATAGAATTACTGTTACCGAATTGTTATCAAAAAGTCGGGCTTTATCAGTGTCGACGACATGGGTGAGGTCCCAGTGGGGAATGAACTCCTCAATGAGCTTTCTTCCCATTTCGCGTTTCGTAAACGAGTTGGCGATAATTAAGCCTACGAAACCTGCCAGACGGCCGGTGGAGGGACTCGGAGTTACTGCGAGGTTAAAGAATAACTCCGTGAACGGTACTCCAAGCGAGAACTTCCCTCTGCATGACTTGTACCGATCCCGGTAAGCAGCTCGCGACGACGTTGCAGGTTCCACAAATCCGGCTCCCGAGCAATCATCCACTGCTCAAGCTGCTCCGCCTCCGCCCTAATGCCTGTGGTTGCCCAACAGATCTCCAATTCAGCTCGCCTCATGGCGAGCCCTCCCCACTCTTTTGCCCCCCTCGGGCAACCCTCCTCGATCTCGTGCAGCCGCTCCCCAACCCAGGCAGGATCGGCAAGCGCTCGGTCGAACGCCCTTTCCCCCAATCCAGATACGAGTCCCTTGCCAGTCAGGTACGCCCTCAGTCGACCTTGAATGCCTCTCGGTTTGGAGGCACCGTTGCGAGACCGAGGCCCCGCCGAACCGACGTAGATCACCTGTGGAGACGCCGATTGACGGAAGAGGTAGACCCCTGGCTCGCTCGGCGCTCCAGCAACCGCCTCGGCAGCGAACGTGATCCAGTCCGACCAGGCGGAATCTTCACCCATAGCGCCGGAATCGGAGGCAGAAGTCCGATAGTTCGGAGGCTGAGGTCCGGAACGGTGATGCCGAGACTGGCGCGCAAACGCCGCCTCGTGCAAGGCACTGGCACCGCCGTTGACGCGATGGTCCAGCCAGAACTCCCAAGGCGCTGGTGCGGATCGGCCCGACCCGGGCCCGCCTATGAGGATGCTCGGCGAGCGGCTGCCTCACTCCGACGCCAGAGAGGTCGGTCCGGGAGATGCCGGGTTGCTTGACCAGTTTGCTTCGGGTCGCCTCGGCTACCGCCGCGCATCTCTGGCCTGGAAGACGACGAGCCCGCCCAACTGCTGACCTCGCACATTGGACTATCGGAACAGGCCTCCAGGCCGACACAAGGAGCACGGTCGGGGTGGCCAGCAGCAGATCCCCGGATCTCGGCGTGATGGGTACGACATCGCACTCTGTGGGCAAGAATAGGTCCCAAGACATGATCACAGAGAAGTAGCGACCACCAGACACGCGGCCAATCCAGCGACTGCCGGGCGGAACAATTCGTCCACTCTCAATCAATCTCAACAAAACCCAGTGCATCTGCGAACTCTCTTACAACTTCGATTGCA
Coding sequences:
- a CDS encoding SIR2 family protein, whose amino-acid sequence is MFTSQLEHQNLEQVLSRLRRISTLLDDGEGTVDGLTGAAAKELDQDICRQIVDGVSLEAADATPVLRLAAWAARADYHLPVEIFTVNYDLLLETAFDSLGLPYFDGFMGSLRARFRTEYVEAGPSESASWLPAFFTRLWKLHGSVNWAWENDPRADVVRLGGPVHDDQPAAIYPSDAKYDESRRVPFVVLQDRFRRALHHPESLVLISGYSFGDAHLNEMIFDAATRKQRSEFIAFSYGSIPDEVAERALLTPNFQALGANEAIIGCKRSGWTAPGDTPTELWNDDKFGLGSFSNLATFLSRSSPPQSDLEARMAELLATAAESAGA
- a CDS encoding ATP-binding protein — its product is MPERHPTCVGRVRHVLGSRVTVAIDPDLAGVAPIHNGKLLPLGQIGSLVRLPQGLVDLIGQVDLLGIAELAGAPEPSEIVQTGERWLQVELLGEIDRGTSRFRRGVGSYPGLDDPVHFATADDLRIVFPSDDPGRVRVGGLSAAEDVPVCLDVGKLIMRHSAVVGSTGAGKTSAVVSLLQHFARDDWPGANIVVIDPHGEYGQALDQDAAVRSVLGHGDAALRVPYWALPARDILSVFAGSASPTTRSRFDELVTDERRAFVTAAPWLKLATAAVTPDTPVPFDLRKVWYQLDFENNETRTIKSDPNSVCTEDEGDSAALSPAGFTSYSPVNNAPFKGPLHGVHASVPELLRLGLRDQRLRFFREPLGIASGPDPLPEVVAEWLGKEKPISVLDFSGVPAPASDLAIGVVLNLLFEIAVRSGDSGHGIGRSRPLLVVLEEAHRYLGESASNMARTAANRIAREGRKYGVGLMLVTQRPSELPDTALAQCGSLVAMRLTNSADQSKIRSALPDTVATIAAVLPSLRTGEALISGEALALPARALLDLPDPLPMADDPSLESWRKESAAPDFSTPIAGWRGAD
- a CDS encoding KTSC domain-containing protein, yielding MIEWTAVDGSTRIVAEAYDPATETILVRFPDGVEWAYQACPPQEWEAFTAPGQSRGKYIADVLNHKPHQRWAG
- a CDS encoding IS1380 family transposase codes for the protein MSSLVYGNGPIKIDFDDPKLSGDGGLMLVSAMFERLGVAETAQRWVNVQGDGSANVGPKLETLVATMIAGGSHIDHANRLRAGATNQLLAHHTYAPSTLGTWLRCFDKVSVTQLDLLAGELFVRAWNAGLAPWRHGTVVVDFDSTIARVFSSAKEGAAYGYTKELGYHPLVATIADTGEIVACGNRDGNAHTAAGSRRMLSIVVGRLRRAGHVGPIEIRADSGFWSEKLIDRCVHLNVGYSVTVKRTSRMWDLINTVPEDRWEPIVYPAGVAQVAQIFDDKWGRIICRRVRNTADGALFDTWEHHAFITSNGLPTVEADAYHRAHAIVELNIRDLKAAGLAHIPSADRHANAAWVICAGIAHNIARWATNFDTDGFPVRQRTTLATIRHLYIAFAVRVCRPQGKPRISGPLDWPAAEWIQACNSSIAAMPRWSG